The Cucumis melo cultivar AY chromosome 5, USDA_Cmelo_AY_1.0, whole genome shotgun sequence genome has a segment encoding these proteins:
- the LOC103485912 gene encoding succinate dehydrogenase assembly factor 2, mitochondrial, producing MQMATFIRALSKAHQVLYLKASPTILRSKLMPFLPSVFIGLENLQSQLTNRNQNHHGCSFSLHFSSTSTNPDIDLSNEDSKRQLFNRLLYRSKQRGFLELDLILGKWVEDHIHSLDADGIRDLINVLDLENPDLWKWLTGQEQPPEALKTNPVFTGVKEKVMNNLNKHASPETRTPPGQQWVRGWDDFKKGRDGPITGNQ from the exons ATGCAAATGGCAACTTTTATAAGGGCTCTAAGCAAAGCTCATCAAGTTCTATACTTGAAAGCCTCCCCCACCATTTTGAGAAGCAAATTGATGCCCTTTTTGCCTAGTGTTTTTATTGGGTTGGAGAATCTACAAAGCCAACTAACAAATCGAAATCAGAATCACCATGGTTGTTCCTTTAGTCTCCATTTCTCTTCGACAAGTACAAATCCTGACATCGATCTCTCGAATGAGGATAGCAAGAGGCAATTATTCAATAG ATTGCTGTACCGGAGCAAACAACGAGGGTTTTTGGAATTGGATTTGATACTTGGGAAATGGGTAGAGGATCACATCCATTCCTTAGATGCAGATGGTATTCGGGATCTAATTAATGTTCTTGACCTG GAAAATCCAGATTTATGGAAGTGGTTAACTGGCCAAGAGCAGCCCCCTGAAGCTTTGAAAACAAATCCT GTATTTACTGGAGTGAAAGAGAAGGTGATGAACAATCTCAACAAACATGCCTCACCTGAGACAAGAACACCACCTGGCCAACAATGGGTAAGGGGTTGGGATGATTTCAAGAAAGGTCGAGATGGCCCCATAACAGGAAATCAGTAG
- the LOC103485913 gene encoding general transcription and DNA repair factor IIH subunit TFB4 translates to MASAPSKLYADDVSLLVVLLDTNPFFWSTSSLPFSKFLSRVLAFLNSILVLNQLNEVVVIGTGYASCKYLYNSSSYSNHGLEDGRMPALCTRLLKNLEEFVIGDEQSIKEDPKGGTMSSLLSGSLSMALCYIQKVFRSGSLHPQPRILCLQGSPDGPEQYVAIMNAIFSAQRSMVSIDSCYIGSHNSAFLQQASYITGGVYLKPQQMDGLFQYLATVFGTDLHSRTFLQLPKSIGVDFRASCFCHKKTIDMGYVCSVCLSIFCKHHKKCSTCGSVFGETPVELDSLSKLKRKTPE, encoded by the exons ATGGCTTCAGCTCCTTCGAAGCTCTACGCAG ATGATGTTAGCCTTCTAGTGGTTTTACTGGATACGAATCCATTTTTCTGGAGCACATCTTCTCTTCCGTTCTCCAAGTTTCTGTCTCGT GTACTTGCTTTTCTGAACTCCATTTTAGTACTGAACCAACTTAATGAGGTTGTGGTTATTGGTACTGGATACGCTTCATGCAAGTATTTATACAACTCGTCTTCTTACTCAAATCATGGCCTTGAAGATGGTAGAATGCCTGCACTTTGTACTCGTTTATTGAAGAATTTGGAGGAGTTTGTGATTGGGGATGAGCAGTCCATCAAGGAAGATCCCAAAGGAGGGACAATGTCTTCACTTCTTTCTGGATCGCTCTCCATGGCCTTGTGTT ATATACAGAAAGTTTTCCGCTCTGGATCTCTCCATCCCCAACCACGA ATCCTTTGCTTGCAGGGATCCCCAGATGGTCCTGAACA ATATGTTGCAATCATGAATGCCATCTTTTCTGCTCAGCGTTCAATG GTTTCTATAGATTCATGTTACATTGGTTCACACAATTCTGCATTTCTTCAGCAG GCCTCTTACATAACGGGTGGAGTTTATCTGAAGCCTCAGCAAATGGATGGGCTGTTTCAGTATCTCGCT ACTGTTTTTGGCACTGATTTGCATTCCCGGACCTTCTTACAGCTTCCAAAATCCATTGGTGTTGATTTTCGTGCATC GTGTTTTTGCCATAAAAAAACGATCGACATGGGCTATGTCTGTTCTGTTTGTTTATCTATATTCTGCAAGCATCACAAGAAATGTTCTACCTGTGG GTCAGTTTTTGGTGAGACACCTGTAGAACTCGATTCATTGTCTAAACTGAAAAGAAAAACTCCAGAATGA
- the LOC103485914 gene encoding uncharacterized protein LOC103485914 → MKGGHGALEVAKTVIEVADVAWSAIECCHHHKPSHDSAERILTEEEELDALRSENRRLRKLLEQNLDLLQNISESHCLLKDFPPDLYARLVATVDSEKFLNEIKSLNEASKDGISYEFPFREATGADSHTADILVNVSREAPSWWVWVTEDMVPNKVEEWSGIDDENYVIVSEEHVVDAVAHFMARCIMSNPKTRNISPEELQKTIAKALDGMGSKVEKMFEIWHAGLLFYSLATWGLALAGLYKGRAILKLAAAGVHHTSKVVMKVL, encoded by the exons ATGAAGGGCGGCCATGGCGCTCTGGAGGTGGCCAAGACGGTCATCGAGGTCGCAGATGTGGCTTGGTCGGCGATTGAGTGTTGCCATCACCATAAACCCAGCCATGATTCCGCTGAGCGCATTCTTACAGAGGAAGAAGAACTTGATGCTCTGCGATCTGAGAATCGGAGATTGAGGAAGTTGCTTGAACAAAATCTCGACCTCCTTCAGAACATTTCTGAATCTCACTGTTTGCTCAAGGATTTCCCTCCCGAT TTGTACGCTCGTCTCGTTGCGACAGTGGATTCTGAGAAGttcttaaatgaaattaaatCCCTCAACGAAGCATCAAAAGATGGAATTAGCTATGAATTTCCTTTCAGGGAAGCTacag GAGCTGATTCGCACACAGCTGACATTCTTGTGAATGTTAGCCGTGAAGCACCCAGTTGGTGGGTATGGGTTACTGAAGATATGGTCCCGAACAAAGTTGAGGAATGGAGTGGAATTGATGATGAAAATTATGTGATTGTATCTGAAGAACATGTGGTGGATGCAGTTGCCCACTTTATGGCTAGATGTATTATGTCAAACCCAAAAACCCGG AATATATCACCTGAGGAGCTGCAGAAAA CAATAGCTAAGGCACTTGATGGTATGGGCAGCAAAGTGGAGAAGATGTTTGAAATTTGGCATGCTGGGCTGCTGTTTTATTCCTTAGCCACTTGGGGGCTTGCACTGGCCGG CTTGTACAAGGGCCGGGCTATATTGAAACTGGCTGCCGCTGGTGTTCACCATACGAGCAAAGTGGTAATGAAGGTGCTCTGA